One part of the Truepera radiovictrix DSM 17093 genome encodes these proteins:
- the ispD gene encoding 2-C-methyl-D-erythritol 4-phosphate cytidylyltransferase produces MSVAALIPAAGSGVRLGQGPKAWVTLAGESLLSRAVAAFEGCVDEVWVGVAPALSARAEEELSGRARVVCGGATRQESVYNLLRAAQAEVVLVHDAARPFLEAAVIERVVAAVRAHGAASVVTAVADSLIEAASGRVVDRAPLRAVQTPQGFRRELLLAAHERARERALEATDDAALVRALGHPVALVEGSSWLFKVTTPADLELARALAPLWDARLSGPK; encoded by the coding sequence GTGAGCGTCGCCGCGCTCATCCCCGCCGCCGGGTCGGGGGTGCGCTTGGGGCAGGGCCCCAAAGCGTGGGTGACGCTCGCGGGGGAGAGCCTTCTCAGCCGCGCCGTGGCGGCCTTTGAGGGGTGCGTCGACGAGGTGTGGGTGGGGGTCGCCCCGGCGCTAAGCGCGCGCGCCGAAGAGGAGCTTTCGGGGCGCGCCCGCGTGGTGTGCGGTGGCGCGACGCGGCAGGAGAGCGTCTACAACCTCCTGCGGGCCGCGCAGGCCGAGGTCGTGCTCGTTCACGACGCAGCGCGGCCTTTCCTGGAGGCGGCCGTGATCGAGCGCGTCGTCGCGGCGGTGAGGGCGCACGGCGCCGCCTCGGTGGTGACCGCCGTCGCCGACTCGCTCATCGAGGCCGCCTCGGGGCGGGTCGTCGACCGCGCCCCGCTGCGGGCGGTGCAGACGCCGCAGGGCTTTCGCCGCGAGCTCCTCTTGGCCGCTCACGAGCGCGCCAGAGAGCGGGCGCTCGAGGCCACCGACGACGCCGCGTTGGTCCGCGCCCTCGGGCACCCCGTCGCGCTCGTCGAGGGGAGCAGCTGGCTCTTTAAGGTCACCACCCCCGCCGACCTCGAGCTCGCCCGCGCGCTCGCCCCCTTGTGGGACGCCCGCTTGAGCGGGCCGAAGTGA
- a CDS encoding 4-(cytidine 5'-diphospho)-2-C-methyl-D-erythritol kinase yields the protein MGRPLERAEVTVQLTAHAKVNLGLSLLGRRGDGFHEIDTVMVRLDLGDQLTVALGAPGVRLRVAGAELGIPPEENLVYRAAEAYLGACSSACGVDLTLVKHLPAAAGLGGGSSDAGATLRALAQLRPAAVDLAALAAALGSDVPFFARDLPAARATGRGEVLTPLELPPLHLVLANPGVAVSARDAYGYVARYGGPLDVPALVAGLARYEPDYPNDLEPGVIARVPVVGEVLAALRGAGLRGVRMSGSGSTCFGLATSAAAAARAAADLARAHPAWWVRAAKTG from the coding sequence GTGGGACGCCCGCTTGAGCGGGCCGAAGTGACGGTGCAGCTCACCGCCCACGCCAAGGTCAACCTCGGGCTCTCGCTCCTGGGGCGGCGCGGCGACGGTTTTCACGAGATCGACACCGTGATGGTTCGCCTCGACCTCGGCGACCAGCTCACCGTCGCTCTGGGCGCGCCGGGGGTGCGGCTGCGCGTCGCGGGTGCGGAGCTCGGCATTCCGCCGGAGGAGAACCTCGTCTACCGCGCCGCGGAAGCCTATCTGGGGGCGTGCTCGAGCGCGTGCGGGGTCGACCTCACCCTCGTCAAACACCTCCCCGCCGCCGCTGGGCTCGGGGGCGGTTCGTCGGACGCGGGCGCGACGCTGCGGGCGCTCGCGCAGTTGCGCCCCGCCGCGGTCGACCTCGCTGCGCTCGCCGCCGCGCTCGGCTCGGACGTGCCCTTTTTCGCCCGCGACCTGCCGGCGGCGCGCGCGACGGGGCGCGGCGAGGTGCTGACGCCGCTCGAGCTCCCCCCGCTGCACCTGGTGCTCGCGAACCCCGGCGTGGCGGTGAGCGCCCGCGACGCCTACGGCTACGTCGCGCGTTACGGCGGCCCGCTCGACGTCCCCGCACTGGTAGCGGGGTTGGCGCGCTACGAGCCGGACTACCCCAACGACCTCGAGCCCGGCGTCATCGCGCGTGTGCCGGTCGTCGGGGAGGTGCTCGCGGCGCTTCGGGGGGCAGGGCTACGAGGCGTGCGGATGTCGGGGTCGGGTTCGACGTGTTTTGGCCTCGCTACGAGCGCGGCGGCGGCGGCGCGCGCCGCCGCCGACCTCGCGCGCGCCCATCCGGCGTGGTGGGTGCGCGCCGCCAAGACCGGCTAA
- a CDS encoding SelT/SelW/SelH family protein, which produces MHPRVEILFCMQCRWFLRAGWYAQELLSTFGGDLGEVALVPGTGGVFQVRVDGTLVWDRKAQGGFPEAKELKQLVRDRIDPERDLGHADRP; this is translated from the coding sequence ATGCACCCTCGCGTCGAAATCCTCTTCTGCATGCAGTGCCGCTGGTTTCTGCGGGCCGGTTGGTACGCCCAGGAGCTGCTGAGCACCTTTGGGGGCGACCTCGGCGAGGTCGCACTCGTCCCGGGCACCGGCGGCGTCTTTCAGGTGCGCGTCGATGGCACGCTCGTGTGGGACCGCAAGGCGCAAGGCGGCTTTCCCGAGGCGAAGGAGCTCAAGCAGCTCGTGCGCGACCGCATCGACCCCGAGCGCGACCTGGGGCACGCCGACCGCCCGTAG